AGGCCCCAGCTGAATCGGCTGACCAGGCGCTCTTCGAGCTGGGGGATCTCGGCGGGCGCGGCGTCGGAGCTGAGCACGATCTGGCGGTTGTTCTGATACAGCTCGTTGAAGGTATGGAACAGCTCTTCCTGGCTGCGGTCCTTCTGGGTGAGGCAGTGGATGTCGTCGATGACGAGCATGTCGACATGGCGGTAGCGGTGGCGGAACTCGCTCATCTTGCCGCTCCTCACGCACTCGATGAACTGGTTCATGAACGCGTCGCACGAGACGTACAGGATCTTGTGGTCGGGGTGGACCTCAAGGATTTTTTGGCAGATGGCCTGGAGCAGGTGGGTCTTGCCCAGCCCGACCCCGCCGTGGATGAACAGCGGGTTGTAGGCCGTGCCCGGTTGCTCGGCGACGGCGGCCGCGGCCGCGGCGGCGAGGCGGTTGTTGGGCCCGGAGATAAAGTTGTCGAACGAGTAGTCGGGCGACAAGACCATCTGGTCGTCGTCGAACTCCCGGCCGGGGTGGCCCGGGCGCGGCGTGGGCGGAGGCATCGTCGGCGCGTGGCCGTTGCTTGCGGCGGGCGGCTTGGGGGTCGTCGGCTCGCTGACAAAGCGCACACCGACGAGGTTGCCGGTCACGGCCTGTGCGGCCTCGATGAATGGGTCGAGGCAGCGCTTCTGCAAGTAGTTCTGCTGGACCCCGGTTGAGGTCTGGATCTCGAGCAGACCCGCGTCCATGCGGACGGGCTCGAGTTCTTCGAACCACTGCCGGCAGATTGTGCCGTGGTGATCCTTGAGGTAGGACATCATGTCACGCCACTGGGTCGTGTCCGGACGGCTCATCTGCACTTCTCGTGTGGCGGCGGGTCTATTGGGTCGCGCCGACCGCCGACTCTGCCTAGTGGGCTTGCCGAGCAGGCCCGACCGAGTGTGACGCGGCGCTGGAAAATCAAACGCGATG
The sequence above is a segment of the Phycisphaeraceae bacterium D3-23 genome. Coding sequences within it:
- the dnaA gene encoding chromosomal replication initiator protein DnaA; the protein is MSRPDTTQWRDMMSYLKDHHGTICRQWFEELEPVRMDAGLLEIQTSTGVQQNYLQKRCLDPFIEAAQAVTGNLVGVRFVSEPTTPKPPAASNGHAPTMPPPTPRPGHPGREFDDDQMVLSPDYSFDNFISGPNNRLAAAAAAAVAEQPGTAYNPLFIHGGVGLGKTHLLQAICQKILEVHPDHKILYVSCDAFMNQFIECVRSGKMSEFRHRYRHVDMLVIDDIHCLTQKDRSQEELFHTFNELYQNNRQIVLSSDAAPAEIPQLEERLVSRFSWGLVAHVGPPCFETRAAILKAKAQMRGMVVPDEVIDHIAQRIDTNARELEGAVLKLQGLSTLNKQPIDMDLAREVLGEQAAPRTNQVTLQHIIDAVTVFYNVKLSDLQSRRRHKSVTEPRQVCMFLAREHTRFSLEEIGGYFGGRDHTTVMHSIKTVKQRCEDDAQYGSQVRQLNDQIARQ